The Thermoplasmata archaeon genome contains the following window.
TCGTCCTCCACGATGGCAAGCTCGTCGTCGTCCGCCGTCGGAACGATCCGTTCCGTGGGATGCCCGCGCTGCCCGGCGGCTTCGTGGAACTCGGAGAAAGGGTCGAAGACGCGGCGGTGCGAGAGGTCCGTGAAGAGACCGGCCTCGGAACGCGAGTCTTGCGCCTCGTCGGCGTGTTCTCGGATCCGTCCCGGGACCCGAGGGGCCATGTCGTCTCGATCGCGTATGCGCTCGAGGAGATCGGCGGTGTCTTGAAAGCGGGGAGCGATGCGGCCGATGTGATGCTCATCAATCCGGACGATCTTCCGAGGATGGCCTTCGACCACGATGAGATCATTCGGCGATGGAAAGGCGACTAGAGCTCCGCCCGAGGCCCGGACCAAGTCTGTTTCGCGGTCCCCGGCAACCATCCGAGGACCACGAGGGCTACAGAGGCCGCCAGGAGGATTTCGATGCCTTCTGCGGTCACCACCGCGCCGGGCTGCGTCTGAGCCGCGATCGCGAAAGCAAAGACTCTGCCCACGAACCCCGCGACGCCGGCGATCAAACCGGCGCGCGATCCCGCGGCGACGCTCACCCACACCACCCAGGCGGCGACGACGATGAGGAAGATGATCGAGAGGCCATAGGGGAAGATCCGTTCGTTCCCGGAAACCAGCACGGGGATGGAAGGGACGGCCAACAGGAAGGCGATCATCGCGAACAACGCGCGATACACGCGACTGTATCCGTAGATGGCCCGATAGTGGCGGCCCACTTCTCGCGGAGAGCCGAGTCCGGAAAACGCGGTGGTCGGATTGTCGCCGTTCGCCGCCATGGATTCCGCGACGTGGCTCCGGAGCTCGCGCAAGATGTCGTCCCGCACCGCAGGCTCCATGCCGGACATCGCGCGACGCACCTGGCTCAGGTAGTCCTCCTGCGGCGTCATCGGGCGTCCTCCAGGACCGCTGCGGCGCCCGCCGTCATGGCGTCCCAGATCCCGAGGGCTTCCGTGAGCGCGACCCGGCCGCGGTCCGTGAGTCGGTAGTACTTCCTCGGCACGCCCGTCTCCGGTTCTTGCCATCGGCTCTCGACAAATCCCCGCTCTTCCAGGCGCCGCAGGGCCGGGTACAACGTCCCCTCCTTCAGATCGAAGAACCCGTTCGACTTGTCCTTGAGTTCGTGCAGGATCTGAAATCCGTACTTTTCCTGCTTCGAGAGCAGGGCGAGGAGGCAGAGCTGGATCGAGCCCTTCTTCAGCTCGGCCGTCCACTCCGGCGAGACCTCGGGCATCCGCGGCACCTCGTATCCGTGCCTCGCTATTTCGGCTTTCGTGACCCGATTGCGTCGGCGAGGGCAGATTCGTCATCGGCGTCCATCCCTCCGAAGACTTCGATCATCGCGCTGGGATTCGAGAGAAAAAGGGGGAGGGGAGGCGCTACGTTTGGCGCCTCGCCTTCACTCGCAGGTACAGGGCAGGACCCATGGCGATGGCGACAACCGCCAGCTGCGCCGCGAGGATCGTCAGGGGAGTCAGGTTCACCGCGGACGGCAGATCGACGAGCGCCTCCGTCGAGAGGACGGGGTCATGCTCGATTGTCTGGCCCTGCGGATACACGAATGCACCCCGGAGCCAGAAGCCCACGAAGTACGCGCCCCCGTGCTCCAAGAAAAGGCTCCCGCCACCCTGGAGGTTGAACGTCATCGTCGACGGCCGCCCGTCTACCGTGACGCTCGTCGCCCACTCGAACCGGCCGATCCGCGTGTAGTTGTCGTCGAAGTACACGCTGTCGCGCGTGTAGAGGCGGGGCCGGGTCCGCAGCGTGTCGTTCAGGGTGCGCGCATCGCCGACTGTGCTGTTCCCGTCGTCCGCGCGTTCGCGCAGGAGCGCGTGGATGAAGTCCGCCGTCCGTTCAGGGATGTAGTTCCCGATGATCAGGTGGGTCTCGAGCGCAAGCCGGCTGTCCGGGTACGCGAAGTCCCAGCCTTCGATCAGGTGGTCGTACTTCGCGCCCATCGCGACGGTCGGGCCCGTGACGTTCCTGTAGCCGAGGAAGTCGACGTCTGTGATGTCGTAGCGGTTGCCATCGTCCACGGTCACCTTGAACCACGGGATCT
Protein-coding sequences here:
- a CDS encoding NUDIX hydrolase is translated as VLHDGKLVVVRRRNDPFRGMPALPGGFVELGERVEDAAVREVREETGLGTRVLRLVGVFSDPSRDPRGHVVSIAYALEEIGGVLKAGSDAADVMLINPDDLPRMAFDHDEIIRRWKGD
- a CDS encoding PadR family transcriptional regulator, which translates into the protein MPEVSPEWTAELKKGSIQLCLLALLSKQEKYGFQILHELKDKSNGFFDLKEGTLYPALRRLEERGFVESRWQEPETGVPRKYYRLTDRGRVALTEALGIWDAMTAGAAAVLEDAR